One genomic window of Ottowia oryzae includes the following:
- a CDS encoding SPFH domain-containing protein, whose amino-acid sequence MALMDFIKKQFIDVLQWTEDDNGTLAWRYPMADMEIQNGARLVVRESQMAMFVNEGQVADVFGPGTYRLTTQTLPLLTNLKNWDKLFESPFKSDVYFFSTRQQIDQKWGTPQPITIRDKEFGAVRLRAFGNYAYRLADPKKFHTEISGTRERYTVAELDGQLRGLVMQQISVAIAQSSIPFLDLAANQLLFAQALTQALAPAMEAYGLKLEGMTVQSISLPDELQKVLDQKIGMGMVGGDMGKLMQYQTAQAIPKMAEGVGAGGDAGGLAGAGLGMGAGVAMGQILAQNMQTALQGAAPAAGGAAPAAAPVGVKPEDVMATLEKLGELKTKGILTQEEFDAKKAELLKKLV is encoded by the coding sequence ATGGCACTGATGGATTTCATCAAGAAGCAATTTATCGACGTCCTCCAGTGGACGGAGGACGACAACGGCACGCTGGCCTGGCGCTACCCCATGGCAGACATGGAAATCCAGAACGGTGCGCGGCTGGTGGTGCGCGAATCGCAGATGGCGATGTTCGTCAACGAAGGCCAGGTGGCCGACGTGTTCGGCCCCGGCACCTACCGCCTGACCACGCAGACGCTGCCGCTGCTGACCAACCTGAAAAACTGGGACAAGCTGTTTGAGTCGCCCTTCAAAAGCGACGTGTACTTCTTCAGCACGCGCCAGCAGATCGACCAGAAGTGGGGCACGCCCCAACCGATCACCATCCGCGACAAAGAATTCGGCGCCGTGCGCCTGCGCGCCTTTGGCAACTACGCCTACCGGCTGGCCGACCCGAAGAAATTCCACACCGAGATCTCCGGCACGCGCGAGCGCTACACCGTGGCCGAGCTGGACGGCCAGCTGCGCGGCCTGGTGATGCAGCAGATCAGCGTGGCCATTGCGCAAAGCAGCATCCCTTTCCTGGACCTGGCCGCCAACCAGCTGCTGTTCGCCCAGGCGCTGACGCAGGCGCTGGCGCCCGCCATGGAGGCCTACGGCCTGAAGCTGGAAGGCATGACGGTGCAAAGCATCTCGCTGCCCGACGAGCTGCAAAAAGTGCTCGATCAAAAGATCGGCATGGGCATGGTCGGCGGCGACATGGGCAAGCTGATGCAGTACCAGACCGCGCAGGCCATCCCCAAGATGGCCGAGGGCGTGGGCGCCGGTGGCGATGCTGGTGGCCTGGCCGGTGCCGGCCTGGGCATGGGCGCAGGCGTGGCGATGGGGCAAATCCTCGCGCAGAACATGCAGACGGCCCTACAGGGCGCCGCCCCGGCGGCCGGGGGTGCAGCGCCGGCAGCGGCACCCGTCGGCGTCAAGCCCGAGGACGTGATGGCCACGCTGGAAAAGCTGGGCGAGCTGAAGACCAAGGGCATCCTGACGCAGGAAGAGTTCGACGCCAAGAAGGCCGAGCTGCTGAAAAAGTTGGTCTGA
- a CDS encoding DUF4178 domain-containing protein, with translation MADPVAQRVYRAPCPGCGAPVVFQSAQATHAVCAYCHSMVVRSGEALQRVGRVAELFDDHSPLQIGAAGRITLDGSAQPFTLIGRVQYLGDAGRWTEWTALLPGGSTGTLSEDNGAYVFTRPVDAPQPLPAAGQFTVGANAVLGGKAYSVAANLRVQVVSAEGELPNRPSLERPSQVVELRSADGEVLAIDYATDPPQAQRGRAVQLPELALSGLKTESASDDRGVRQFSCPNCGSPISVQLASTRGVTCPQCHHVIDLSSGIGGELKHARQAQRVTPVLALGSTGRFQGESWQLVGFQRRSGSIDGEAFSWDEYLLYQAQRGFQFLVDASDGWSLVRPTTGAPDYTPGASTARYLGQTYRRTDAYAARTDYVEGEFYWPVQVGDRTANTDFTAAGGNGVLSREQSGNEVTWSHGEKLPAAQVKQAFGLGTELARSGRADAAPWTPDLSRALIIFAVVMVLLFILLVLMGSCSDSSGGGGSVRGAGGSYGGYSSGGSHK, from the coding sequence ATGGCTGACCCCGTCGCCCAGCGCGTCTACCGCGCGCCCTGCCCAGGCTGCGGCGCGCCGGTGGTCTTTCAAAGCGCGCAGGCCACCCACGCCGTGTGCGCCTACTGCCACAGCATGGTGGTGCGCAGCGGCGAGGCGCTGCAGCGCGTGGGCCGCGTGGCAGAGCTGTTCGACGACCACAGCCCGCTGCAAATCGGCGCTGCAGGCCGCATCACGCTGGATGGCAGCGCCCAGCCTTTCACCCTGATCGGCCGCGTTCAGTACCTGGGCGATGCCGGCCGCTGGACCGAATGGACGGCCCTGCTGCCGGGCGGCAGCACCGGTACGCTGAGCGAAGACAACGGCGCCTACGTTTTCACCCGCCCGGTGGATGCGCCGCAACCCCTGCCCGCCGCGGGGCAGTTCACCGTGGGCGCCAACGCGGTGCTGGGCGGCAAGGCGTACAGCGTGGCCGCCAACCTGCGCGTGCAGGTGGTGTCGGCCGAAGGCGAGCTGCCCAACCGCCCCTCGCTGGAGCGCCCGTCGCAAGTGGTGGAGCTGCGCAGCGCCGACGGCGAAGTGCTGGCCATCGACTACGCCACCGACCCGCCCCAAGCCCAGCGCGGGCGCGCCGTGCAGCTGCCCGAGCTGGCCCTGTCCGGCCTGAAAACCGAATCGGCCAGCGATGACCGTGGCGTGCGCCAGTTCAGCTGCCCGAACTGCGGCTCGCCCATCTCGGTGCAATTGGCCAGCACGCGGGGCGTGACGTGCCCGCAGTGCCACCACGTGATCGACCTGAGCAGCGGGATCGGCGGCGAGCTGAAGCACGCGCGCCAGGCGCAGCGGGTCACGCCCGTGCTGGCGCTGGGCAGCACCGGCCGCTTTCAGGGCGAAAGCTGGCAACTGGTGGGCTTTCAGCGCCGCAGCGGCAGCATCGACGGCGAGGCCTTCAGCTGGGACGAATACCTGCTGTACCAGGCGCAGCGCGGCTTTCAGTTTCTGGTGGACGCCAGCGACGGCTGGAGCCTGGTGCGCCCCACCACCGGCGCGCCGGACTACACGCCCGGCGCCAGCACCGCGCGCTACCTGGGCCAGACGTACCGGCGCACCGACGCCTACGCCGCGCGCACCGACTACGTTGAAGGCGAGTTCTATTGGCCCGTGCAAGTGGGCGACCGCACGGCCAACACCGACTTCACCGCCGCCGGCGGCAACGGCGTGCTTTCGCGCGAGCAGAGCGGCAACGAAGTCACCTGGTCGCACGGCGAAAAGCTGCCCGCCGCGCAAGTCAAGCAGGCCTTTGGCCTGGGCACCGAGCTGGCGCGCAGCGGCCGTGCCGACGCCGCGCCGTGGACGCCCGACCTGTCGCGCGCGCTGATCATCTTCGCCGTGGTGATGGTTCTGCTGTTCATCCTGCTGGTGCTGATGGGCAGCTGCAGCGACAGCAGCGGTGGCGGCGGCAGCGTGCGCGGCGCTGGCGGCTCGTACGGCGGCTATTCCTCGGGCGGCAGCCACAAATGA
- a CDS encoding DUF350 domain-containing protein, whose translation MLGIEWLRPAAFVGSIVYALIGVVVFWVCFIIVDKITPYDLWAEIVEKQNRALGLVVAAMCLGISIIVAAAIHGG comes from the coding sequence ATGTTGGGCATTGAATGGCTTCGGCCCGCCGCGTTCGTCGGCTCCATCGTGTACGCGTTGATCGGCGTGGTGGTCTTCTGGGTGTGCTTCATCATCGTGGACAAGATCACGCCATACGACCTGTGGGCCGAAATCGTCGAGAAGCAGAACCGCGCGCTGGGCCTGGTCGTGGCCGCCATGTGCCTGGGCATCTCGATCATCGTGGCCGCCGCCATCCACGGCGGATGA
- the rarD gene encoding EamA family transporter RarD codes for MKGGVPAALLAYGLWGLMPLYFRLMAPASALEVVAHRVVWSLVLLLAVLGASRQLGALRRRLSAPLLARFALAALLVSINWVTYVWSVTHEHALDASLGYFLLPLVNVGLGVLVLGERLSRAEWIGVALAAAGVAWLGWASPRFPWVALVLAFSFGLYGLVKKRATLAAAEGMALETALIAVPALAVLAWLGTRGELAFGHVSRGLDALLISTGLMTTVPLVAFAYAAQRLSMAALGMLQYISPSLQFALGVFVLHEPMEPRRLAGFITVWAGLAVFSAAALAKRRRSRPALSQSA; via the coding sequence ATGAAAGGCGGCGTGCCCGCTGCGCTGCTGGCCTACGGCCTGTGGGGGCTGATGCCGCTGTACTTCCGCCTGATGGCGCCCGCCAGCGCGCTGGAGGTGGTCGCCCACCGCGTGGTGTGGTCGCTGGTGCTGCTGCTGGCCGTGCTGGGCGCCAGCCGCCAGTTGGGGGCGCTTAGGCGCCGGCTGAGCGCGCCGCTGCTCGCGCGCTTTGCACTGGCGGCGCTGCTGGTTAGCATCAATTGGGTGACGTATGTGTGGTCGGTGACGCACGAGCATGCGCTGGACGCCAGCCTGGGCTACTTCCTGCTGCCGCTGGTCAACGTGGGGCTGGGCGTGCTCGTGCTGGGCGAGCGGCTCAGCCGCGCCGAGTGGATCGGCGTGGCGCTGGCCGCGGCTGGCGTGGCCTGGCTGGGGTGGGCGTCGCCGCGCTTTCCTTGGGTGGCGCTTGTGCTGGCCTTCAGCTTCGGGCTGTACGGCCTGGTCAAGAAGCGCGCCACGCTGGCGGCGGCCGAAGGCATGGCGCTGGAGACGGCGCTGATCGCCGTGCCCGCGCTGGCCGTACTGGCGTGGCTGGGCACGCGCGGCGAACTGGCGTTTGGCCACGTCTCGCGCGGGCTGGACGCGCTGCTGATCAGCACCGGCCTGATGACCACCGTGCCACTGGTCGCCTTTGCCTACGCGGCGCAGCGCCTGTCCATGGCGGCGCTGGGCATGCTGCAGTACATCTCGCCATCGCTGCAGTTCGCCCTGGGCGTCTTCGTGCTGCATGAGCCGATGGAGCCGCGGCGGCTGGCAGGCTTCATCACGGTGTGGGCCGGGCTGGCCGTTTTCAGCGCGGCGGCGCTGGCCAAGCGGCGCCGCAGCCGCCCAGCGCTGTCTCAGAGCGCCTGA